A genomic window from Colletotrichum destructivum chromosome 7, complete sequence includes:
- a CDS encoding Putative small ribosomal subunit protein uS4, with translation MRGRKPRWYSLTKPKIRQSWNKYNLYNLATARLKNNRFARTFFQQKWEAKSMTRSYHGAHIKESDWNRAFSRRLFSAVDMPPEYLATFDGSEQAAGRGSGLHSEPGSKGSTPSAGDFSRYEHERQARARRFSRPSTSYSHPAQLTAARDSKGQMLARPVHEMTPYMMMAYAPLERRLDVAIFRAMFASSTLQAKQFCTHGAVKVNGKPMRYGSYKLNPGDMFQVDVDSVLYATGRPKTPAHAKFLAGEDWESANAVKDSRQGKSRILDPEASEQAAGDTPVEAEAEAAAEAAVEDAEAKAAAPEDGEGDAAATESAEESQASEEERRAAHHKQLKALVRSARMLIHDGDGLNPRKKRQLRAFMTEAKRAISSAGRVTNAETSLNDPNAVIDNLSGLLKDFKLDGSKVEAVPAEGTAEGDQQASQKPAHKEKATTDTITELLSSKELRKQVDGLTRQEQNALASLLRQNAENPIDESKPYWTPWEPRRYMAPFAFIPRYLEVNQNICAAVYLRHPVARRGMAEVPTPFPYETNQLAFNWYLRRH, from the exons ATGAGAGGCAGAAAACCAAGATGGTACAGCTTGACCAAGCCT AAAATCCGCCAGTCATGGAACAAATACAACCTGTATAACCTGGCCACGGCGAGGCTGAAAAACAATCGCTTTGCTAGGACCTTCTTCCAGCAGAAATGGGAAGCCAAGTCCATGACCCGAAGCTACCACGGCGCCCACATCAAGGAGTCGGATTGGAACCGCGCCTTTTCCCGCCGTCTCTTCTCCGCCGTAGACATGCCGCCCGAGTACCTCGCCACGTTCGACGGCTCCGAGCAAGCCGCTGGCCGCGGTTCCGGCTTACACTCTGAGCCCGGCTCCAAGGGAAGCACGCCCTCCGCCGGCGACTTCTCCCGCTACGAACATGAACGGCAGGCCCGGGCTCGGAGGTTCAGCCGCCCCTCGACCTCTTACTCTCATCCGGCGCAGTTGACTGCTGCCAGAGATTCAAAGGGCCAGATGCTGGCCCGGCCCGTCCACGAAATGACGCCGTACATGATGATGGCCTACGCGCCGCTCGAGAGGAGGCTAGACGTCGCCATCTTCCGAGCCATGTTCGCCAGCAGCACGCTACAAGCCAAGCAGTTCTGCACacacggcgccgtcaaggtTAACGGCAAGCCG ATGCGATACGGCTCCTACAAGCTTAACCCGGGCGACATGTTCCAGGTCGACGTTGACTCGGTCCTCTACGCCACCGGGCGTCCGAAAACGCCCGCCCACGCAAAGTTTCTCGCCGGTGAGGACTGGGAGTCGGCGAACGCCGTTAAGGACTCCAGGCAGGGCAAGAGCCGCATCCTCGACCCGGAGGCCTCAGAACAGGCCGCCGGTGACACACcagtcgaggccgaggccgaagccgccgccgaggcagccgtcgaggacgccgaggccaaggctgCGGCCcctgaggatggcgagggcgatgccgcTGCTACCGAATCAGCAGAAGAGAGCCAGGCCTCTGAGGAAgagcgccgcgccgcgcACCACAAGcagctcaaggccctcgTCCGCTCTGCAAGGATGCTCAtccacgacggcgatggcctcaacCCCCGCAAGAAGCGCCAGCTGCGCGCCTTCATGACGGAAGCCAAGCGCGCCATCTCGTCCGCAGGCCGCGTGACTAATGCCGAGACGTCCCTCAACGACCCCAACGCCGTCATTGACAACCTCTCCGGCCTGCTCAAGGACTTCAAGCTTGACGGCTCTAAAGTCGAGGCCGTCCCTGCTGAGGGtaccgccgagggcgaccagcAGGCCAGCCAGAAGCCGGCCCACAAGGAGAAGGCCACCACTGATACCATCACGGAGCTCCTCTCCTCCAAGGAGTTGCGCAagcaggtcgacggcctgACGCGACAGGAGCAGAACGCGCTGGCCAGTCTCCTCCGCCAAAACGCCGAGAACCCTATCGATGAGTCCAAGCCCTACTGGACCCCCTGGGAGCCGCGCCGCTACATGGCGCCCTTCGCCTTCATCCCTCGCTACCTCGAGGTGAACCAGAACATCTGCGCCGCCGTCTACCTCCGCCACCCCGTTGCGCGCCGCGGCATGGCTGAGGTGCCTACTCCCTTCCCCTACGAGACCAACCAGTTGGCCTTCAACTGGTATCTGAGGAGGCATTAA
- a CDS encoding Putative La domain containing protein, protein MSAAEETKPIEAVAAEAPAQVEEPTKVEEPAKVEETEAKSAESEKKDANIIKTTAQIDNKQHANNVKFDASLLKETDDPVEIRKQVEFYLSDSNLPHDKYLWELTGGFENKPIPLKTITNFKRMRRFQPYSAVVAALKESTQVNIAGEEGEETIQRKQPYTPGSDKYNARCVYVKGFGDEEPSTQFDLEAFFTQFGPINAVRLRRTNEKLFKGSVFVEFPDEEAAQKFVALDPKPKWKEHDLKIMPKIDYVREKSALINAGKLEPNSSRRFFEGKEGSDRGGRGRGRGGRGGNFGKDDWKQRRDNDQKNGFRGGRGGRGGRGRGRGGDRGRGGDRDRRGGRDNQENRKDPSEVTSDRNAGKPTIQATNGKGETVAEDKNNNGKRSREDDGAAQPEAKKVDTKTDVAA, encoded by the exons ATgagcgccgccgaggaaaCCAAGCCCATCGAGGCTGTCGCTGCCGAGGCGCCCGCCCAGGTTGAAGAGCCTACGAAGGTTGAGGAGCCTGCgaaggtcgaggagaccGAGGCTAAGTCTGCCGAgtccgagaagaaggacgccaATATCATCAAGACGACTGCTCAGATCGACAACAAGCAGCACGCCAACAACGTGAAGTTCGACGCTTCGCTACTCAAGGAGACCGACGACCCTGTTGAGATCCGGAAGCAG GTCGAGTTTTACCTTTCCGACAGCAACCTGCCGCACGATAAGTACCTGTGGGAGCTTACTGGCGGCTTCGAGAATAAGCCCATCCCTCTCAAGACCATTACCAACTTCAAGCGCATGCGCCGCTTCCAGCCCTATTCCGCCGTTGTCGCTGCTCTGAAGGAGAGCACCCAGGTCAACattgccggcgaggagggcgaggagacCATCCAGCGCAAGCAGCCCTACACCCCTGGCAGCGACAAGTACAACGCCCGCTGCGTCTACGTCAAGGGCtttggcgacgaggagcccTCTACCCAGTTTGACCTCGAGGCCTTCTTCACCCAGTTCGGCCCCATCAACGCCGTCCGTCTTCGCCGCACCAACGAGAAGCTCTTCAAGGGctccgtcttcgtcgagtTCCCCGATGAGGAGGCCGCACAGAAGTttgtcgccctcgaccccAAGCCCAAGTGGAAGGAGCACGACCTGAAGATCATGCCCAAGATCGACTACGTCCGTGAGAAGAGCGCCCTGATCAACGCCGGCAAGCTCGAGCCCAACTCGTCTCGCCGATTcttcgagggcaaggagggcagCGACCGTGGTGGACGCGGTCGTGGCCGcggtggccgtggcggcaACTTTGGCAAGGACGACTGGAAGCAGCGCCGTGACAACGACCAGAAGAACGGCTTCAGGGGCGGCCGCGGTGGACGCGGTGGtcgcggccgtggccgtggtggtgaccgtggccgtggtggcgaccgcgaccgccgGGGCGGACGCGACAACCAGGAGAACCGCAAGGACCCCAGCGAGGTCACGAGCGACCGCAACGC TGGCAAGCCTACCATCCAGGCCACGAACGGCAAGGGCGAGACTGTCGCGGAAGATAAGAACAACAACGGCAAGCGCTCCcgcgaggacgatggcgccgcccagcccgaggcgaagaaggtTGACACCAAGACTGATGTCGCCGCATAG
- a CDS encoding Putative major facilitator superfamily, MFS transporter superfamily codes for MTETNNTAQNESRHGDPSTSPRRTTLRQEVEKAISAPAEKEVREKQLDSSQHSICSDDTDSSSGHGERAHQSLRSARSQSLSRTISEVRDGIENRRDLELGPPSDLEKTPTTRTPQDPNLVTWDGPNDPGNPKQWSMKRKWAAVFCISCFTLLSPVSSSMVAPALEAIGDEFNIASSFEQALVLSIFVLAYAIGPLAWGPLSELYGRVIVLQLTNLFYMFFNLGCGLARTKSQIIAFRFFAGLGGSAPLAIGGGVLGDLFEAEQRGKAISIYSLMPLLGPAIGPIAGGFITQNTTWRWIFYSTTILTAVIQFIGFFVLQETFAPVLLARRKKCLIKETGNNALHTDFDHPDRTFARTLGIALTRPFRLLGTQPLVQFLALYMMYLYGLMYLVLSTFPALWTGEYGQSVGIGGLNYISLGLGFFIGAQTCAPLQDRIYAALKRRYAPDGGPGRPEFRVPMMLPGALLVPIGLVIYGWTAQHHAHWIAPNIGAVIFSAGVIIGFQCIQGFLVDTYTKYAASAVAATTVLRSLAGFGFPLFAPSMYQRLEYGWGNTLLAFLGIAIGWPGPFLLWKFGPGLRKKSQFAAG; via the exons ATGACGGAGACGAACAACACAGCTCAAAACGAGTCTCGCCATGGTGACCCGTCAACAAGCCCGCGGCGCACAACGTTGAGACAGGAGGTCGAGAAAGCCATCTCTGCGCCGGCGGAAAAGGAAGTACGAGAGAAACAGTTGGATTCCTCGCAGCATTCCATCTGCTCGGACGACACCGATAGCAGTTCCGGACACGGCGAGCGCGCCCACCAGAGCTTGAGGAGCGCCAGATCACAATCTCTGTCGAGGACGATATCCGAAGTCAGAGACGGCATCGAGAACAGGCGAGATCTGGAACTCGGTCCTCCTTCGGACTTGGAAAAGACACCAACTACCCGAACCCCACAGGATCCGAACTTGGTGACATGGGATGGCCCAAACGACCCTGGAAACCCGAAGCAGTGGTCCATGAAAAGGAAGTGGGCAGCAGTCTTCTGCA TATCTTGCTTCACCCTCCTCTCGCCAGTTTCTTCGTCCATGGTTGCCCCCGCGCTGGAGGCCATCGGCGATGAATTCAACATCGCCAGCTCCTTCGAGCAAGCTCTTGTCCTCTCCATCTTCGTTCTCGCCTATGCCATCGGCCCCTTGGCCTGGGGTCCCCTTTCAGAGCTGTATGGAcgcgtcatcgtcctccaGCTGACGAACCTCTTCTATATGTTCTTCAATCTCGGATGCGGTCTCGCCCGCACAAAGAGTCAGATCATCGCGTTccgcttcttcgccggcctcggcggctccGCGCCCCTtgccatcggcggcggcgtccttggaGACCTCTTTGAAGCCGAGCAGCGCGGCAAGGCCATCTCGATTTATAGTCTCATGCCGCTCCTGGGCCCGGCGATTGGccccatcgccggcggcttcaTCACGCAAAACACAACGTGGCGCTGGATTTTCTACAGCACCACCATCCTCACAGCCGTCATCCAGTTCatcggcttcttcgtcctccaGGAGACCTTCGCgcccgtcctcctcgcccggcggAAGAAGTGCCTCATCAAGGAGACGGGCAACAACGCCCTGCACACCGACTTTGACCACCCGGACCGCACCTTCGCCCGCACCCTCGGCATCGCACTCACCCGTCCCTTTCGCCTGCTCGGCACCCAGCCGCTGGTCCAGTTCCTGGCGCTGTACATGATGTATCTGTATGGCCTCATGTACCTCGTACTCTCGACCTTTCCCGCACTCTGGACGGGCGAGTACGGCCAGTCCGTGGGGATCGGCGGGCTGAACTACATCTCCCTGGGTCTCGGCTTCTTCATCGGCGCCCAGACGTGCGCGCCGCTGCAGGATCGCATATACGCCGCTTTAAAGCGCCGGTACGCCCCCGACGGCGGGCCCGGACGCCCCGAGTTCCGCGTGCCGATGATGCTTCCCGGCGCTCTGCTGGTCCCGATAGGACTGGTGATCTACGGCTGGACGGCGCAGCACCACGCGCACTGGATCGCGCCCAACATCGGCGCCGTGATCTTTAGCGCGGGCGTCATCATCGGATTCCAGTGCATCCAGGGGTTCCTGGTAGACACGTACACCAAGTACGCCGCGAgcgcggtggcggcgacgacggtgctgAGGAGTCTGGCCGGGTTCGGGTTCCCGCTCTTCGCGCCAAGCATGTACCAGAGACTGGAGTACGGCTGGGGCAACACGTTGCTCGCGTTTCTGGGCATCGCGATTGGGTGGCCTGGCCCGTTTTTGCTGTGGAAGTTTGGGCCGGggttgaggaagaagagTCAGTTTGCTGCTGGTTGA
- a CDS encoding uncharacterized protein (Putative zn(2)Cys(6) fungal-type DNA-binding domain, transcription factor domain, fungi): MLSNPLHRFSPYHGMQSSTLFSNAQVSNGLPNTNGLDPLAPNSHYALQQLQQHVGVHHNNNPHLARGAPQSKHRQHPYGPAAARSSSTSGPVRRRISRACDQCNQLRTKCDGQHPCAHCVEFGLGCEYIRERKKRGKASRKDLAAQAAAQASAGGTGPGQKSPSDDNGHPSEQSEPVDGKAGQPLGSDPQQTRSGKTMDDMSDDTMQHSQRTGSLDSLGDLTGHPAHLSAHHGMDRDHLESPTTLDLNGYGGVHGAYDRQGLSTHMMAGSAHAAYGPNPGGMSAYPDMPYAMQTQSPTAYANGAPFRIAASPISAYPLGGEPTSPEWISMSSPPAHYQSHMPPSSYGHAAAQQLRYPVLHPLLPHLGNLLPISLACDLIDLYFASSSSAQMHPMSPYVLGFVFRKRSFLHPTKPRQCQPALLASILWVAAQTSDAPFLTSVPSARGKICQRLLELTVSLLKPLIHTPSGDTSPVTSPAIDGVALGGLGVALPGSISMDALTGESGPFGAAGTLDDVITYIHLATVVSASEYKGASLRWWNAAWSLARELKLGRELPPLPLSMNQPNGHEVDGDADGETELGGNGHPGVITEEEREERRRIWWLTYIVDRHLALCYNRPLFLLDLECAGLLQPMDDTAWQNGEFRPTQATTDPSLGDADSSQPSRVRGPHFECTGHSIFGYFLPLMTILGEIVDLHHARNHPRFGVGFRSAREWDDQAGEITRHLEAYEKSLGRFEQQHLTRINMGVDEKGDAANPEGAEHGPIADIGTPSVHSVHTSASSNRMTESDIQTKIVMAYGTHVMHVLHILLAGKWDPINLIDDNDLWISSQGFITATGHAVSAAEAINNILEFDPGLEFMPFFFGIYLLQGSFLLLLIADKLQLEASPSVVKACETIVRAHEACVVTLNTEYQRNFSKVMRSALAQVRGRVPEDLHEQHQRRRELLALYRWTGDGTGLAL, encoded by the exons ATGTTGTCTAATCCACTCCATCGGTTCTCGCCATATCACGGCATGCAGTCGAGcaccctcttctccaacGCCCAGGTCTCAAACGGTCTTCCAAATACGAACGGACTAGACCCGCTGGCGCCGAACTCGCATTATGCGTTGCAACAACTTCAACAACATGTAGGAGTGcaccacaacaacaaccctCACTTGGCCCGGGGAGCCCCTCAGTCGAAGCACCGTCAACACCCATACGGTCCTGCGGCAGCTCGATCATCCAGCACTTCTGGGCCCGTCAGGAGAAGGATCAGTCGAGCGTGCGATCAATGCAACCAGCTACGCACAAAATGCGACGGGCAGCACCCTTGCGCCCACTGCGTAG AATTCGGGCTAGGCTGCGAGTATATCCGCGAAAGAAAGAAGCGAGGCAAAGCGTCTCGGAAGGACCTTGCGGCGCAAGCTGCTGCTCAAGCCTCGGCGGGAGGGACGGGTCCTGGTCAAAAGTCACCctccgacgacaacggccaCCCGTCAGAGCAATCCGAGCCTGTCGATGGCAAAGCCGGACAGCCGCTGGGCAGCGACCCGCAGCAGACCCGCAGCGGAAAGACTATGGACGACATGAGTGACGATACTATGCAGCACAGCCAGAGGACAGGCTCGCTCGATAGCCTAGGAGACTTGACGGGTCATCCCGCTCACTTGTCAGCTCACCACGGGATGGATCGAGACCACCTGGAGAGTCCGACAACGCTGGATCTCAATGGTTACGGCGGCGTCCACGGCGCATACGACAGACAAGGTCTGAGCACGCACATGATGGCAGGATCAGCGCATGCGGCATACGGTCCCAACCCGGGCGGCATGTCGGCATACCCCGATATGCCATATGCGATGCAGACGCAGAGCCCGACAGCTTATGCCAACGGCGCGCCATTCCGAATCGCCGCCAGTCCCATCAGCGCATATCCCTTGGGAGGCGAACCGACATCTCCCGAATGGATATCCATGTCGTCTCCGCCGGCACACTACCAGTCTCACATGCCTCCGAGCAGCTACGGCCATGCGGCCGCCCAACAGCTCCGGTATCCCGTGTTGCACCCTCTGCTCCCCCACCTGGGGAATCTCCTCCCGATCTCCCTGGCCTGCGACCTCATTGACCTCTACTTTgcgtcatcctcgtcggcgcaGATGCACCCGATGTCGCCGTACGTCTTGGGATTCGTCTTCCGCAAGAGATCTTTCCTCCACCCAACCAAACCGAGACAATGCCAGCCTGCTCTCCTAGCCAGCATTCTCTGGGTAGCGGCGCAGACCAGCGATGCCCCCTTTCTGACCAGCGTACCGTCGGCCCGCGGGAAGATCTGCCAGAGGCTGCTGGAGCTGACCGTCAGCCTGCTCAAGCCGCTTATCCACACACCATCCGGCGACACATCTCCAGTAACCAGCCCCGCCATTGATGGTGTGGCGCTCGGCGGGCTGGGGGTCGCACTTCCTGGATCCATCAGCATGGACGCGTTGACGGGCGAGTCCGGCCCGTTCGGCGCTGCCGGGACCCTGGACGACGTCATCACCTACATCCACCTCGCCACGGTGGTCTCCGCCAGCGAGTACAAGGGCGCAAGCCTTCGATGGTGGAACGCGGCCTGGTCGCTGGCTCGCGAGCTCAAGCTCGGCCGCGAActgccgccgttgccccTTTCCATGAACCAGCCCAACGGCCACGAGGTGGACGGCGATGCGGACGGCGAAACGGAACTGGGCGGCAACGGCCACCCGGGTGTCATCACGGAGGAAGAGCGCGAGGAGCGTCGTCGGATATGGTGGCTCACATACATCGTCGACCGGCATCTGGCCCTTTGCTACAACCGGCCCTTGTtcctgctcgacctcgaatGCGCCGGTCTGTTGCAGCCGATGGACGACACAGCGTGGCAGAACGGGGAGTTCCGCCCGACCCAAGCCACGACCGATCCGAGTCTCGGAGACGCCGAcagcagccagccgagcCGTGTGCGTGGGCCGCACTTCGAGTGTACGGGGCACAGCATATTCGGCTACTTCCTGCCCCTGATGACCATTCTCGGCGAGATTGTCGATCTTCACCACGCCCGGAACCACCCCCGGTTCGGCGTCGGCTTCCGCTCCGCCCGCGAGTGGGACgaccaggccggcgagaTCACGCGGCACCTCGAGGCGTACGAGAAGAGCCTCGGGCGGTTCGAACAGCAGCACCTCACGCGGATCAACATGGGCGTGGACGAAAAGGGCGACGCGGCCAACCCGGAGGGCGCGGAGCACGGCCCGATCGCGGACATCGGCACGCCGTCGGTGCACTCGGTGCACACCAGCGCGTCGTCGAACCGCATGACGGAGAGCGACATCCAGACCAAGATCGTCATGGCGTACGGCACGCATGTTATGCACGTCCTGCACATCCTGCTGGCCGGCAAGTGGGACCCCATCaacctcatcgacgacaacgacctgTGGATCTCATCCCAGGGCTTCATCACCGCCACGGGCCACGCCGtgtcggccgccgaggccatcaacaacatcctCGAGTTCGACCCGGGCCTCGAGTTcatgcccttcttcttcggcatctACCTGCTGCAAGGGTCcttcctcctgctgctcatcgccgacaagctcCAGCTGGAGGCGTCACCGAGCGTCGTCAAGGCGTGCGAGACCATTGTGCGGGCCCACGAGGCCTGCGTTGTGACGCTCAACACGGAGTACCAG CGCAACTTCAGTAAGGTGATGCGGAGCGCCCTGGCGCAGGTCCGCGGCCGGGTGCCGGAGGACCTCCACGAGCAGCACCAACGCCGGCGGGAGCTGCTCGCTCTGTACCGCTGgaccggcgacggcaccggACTGGCCCTCTGA
- a CDS encoding uncharacterized protein (Putative zn(2)Cys(6) fungal-type DNA-binding domain, transcription factor domain, fungi) produces MDDQDLLLPSTSVGSLTRSPDNNTASSSAPQAGNKKKSSRRGGDTASQKRRCVSTACIACRRRKSKCDGAVPSCAACASVYGTECVYDPNSDHRRKGVYREKIDSMKARNSTLQILIEAILNANEDEVPDIVKRIRTCDSLDTVAEQILKHETMLQEAEDNDNGDDGYTTEMPIEGERELARKMGELRLENGSVRFIGGTSHLIYLGDSGDANLNEPESEANLANEDPIASWTRVTQDKELIAHLMNMYFNWHYTYFTTLSKTLFYRDFFRGKHGSQHKGTIYCSPLLVNAMLALGCHFTSVPGAYGTPGDSRTKGDHFFAEAKRLIVENDEYERPRLTTVQALALMSVREAGCGREAKGWVYSGMAFRMAQDIGLNFDDGGMSPDKENLGEHAVDARRMTFWGCFLFDKAWSNYMGRLPQIPKNSYNVPKYDVFPGEDAELWAPYTDTGFDQTSKQPSRTRAVGLQLSKLCEISSDLLLFFYHPNHIGRSSGKSIELKKLSELHRRLEDWRKELPKELEPKEGQLPNVILVHMFFHLQYIHLFRPFLKYTPAASPLPSHVSPRRICTANAGAISKLMRLYKKTWNLRQICNIAVYMIHSACTIHMLNLPEKTAKRDIIHGVKHLEEIAEDWLCARRTLSIISVLARKWNVELPEEASAVLQRTDDKYGTFSTSDVPSPHSNVTTSPSPPQQQPLSPTTAGGKHGEQYSPLNQYSQPHAGDADVTPSQTDLLMASASLAQISGARPPSRQLLGGGGGAASGSLGDMGQGSLSGWPQAGLTQSIPTYQQQQRQQQQHHQQQQRRRQQRQQQQQQQQGYNAMNNPPQNNLASSGNSRPGPPNGRQVSPGQVFQGLDQDWFLNDGAKWHQNFEAWNMAAAAAAGGPGAGMPTGTGDQIFMFSNGNNGTGNGGTGGGAGAGGGMPQPQRQSSEDNHSPNFDGLSSLNTNGWLPGLD; encoded by the exons ATGGATGACCAAGATCTGCTACTACCCTCCACATCTGTCGGCTCACTTACTCGGTCTCCCGACAACAACaccgcttcctcctccgcgccACAAGCCGGcaacaagaagaagtcgTCTCGGAGGGGCGGTGACACCGCATCACAGAAGCGACGTTGTGTTTCCACTGCCTGCATCGCCTGCCGCCGGAGAAAATCAAAATGCGACGGCGCGGTGCCCAGCTGCGCGGCCTGCGCCAGCGTCTACGGCACCGAGTGCGTCTATGACCCCAACTCGGATCACCGCCGGAAGGGCGTCTATCGCGAAAAGATTGACAGCATGAAGGCCCGAAACTCGACCCTGCAGATCCTCATCGAGGCCATTCTCAATGCaaacgaggacgaggtcccCGACATCGTCAAGAGGATACGCACCTGCGACAGCctcgacaccgtcgccgagcagatCCTCAAACACGAGACCATGCtccaggaggccgaggataACGACAACGGCGATGACGGATACACGACCGAGATGCCCATCGAGGGCGAGAGGGAGCTCGCCCGCAAGATGGGCGAGCTGCGCCTCGAAAACGGCTCCGTTcgcttcatcggcggcaccTCTCATCTCATCTACCTAGGCGACTCGGGCGACGCCAACCTCAATGAGCCAGAGTCGGAAGCGAATCTTGCCAATGAGGACCCTATTGCCAGCTGGACCCGCGTCACTCAGGACAAGGAGCTCATTGCCCACCTCATGAACATGTACTTCAACTGGCACTACACCTACTTCACAACACTGTCAAAAACGTTGTTCTACCGGGATTTCTTCAGGGGGAAACATGGTTCGCAGCACAAGGGCACCATTTACTGCTCGCCGCTGCTCGTCaacgccatgctggcacTCGGCTGCCACTTCACGAGCGTGCCGGGCGCTTACGGCACCCCCGGCGACAGCCGGACCAAGGGCGATCActtcttcgccgaggcgAAGCGCCTCATTGTCGAAAATGACGAGTACGAGCGGCCCCGCCTTACCACCGTCCAAGCCCTCGCCCTCATGTCCGTCCGCGAGGCTGGTTGCGGCCGCGAGGCCAAGGGTTGGGTCTACTCGGGCATGGCCTTCCGCATGGCCCAGGATATCGGTCTCAacttcgacgacggcggcatgtCCCCTGATAAGGAGAACCTGggcgagcacgccgtcgacgcccgacGCATGACTTTCTGGGGCTGTttcctcttcgacaaggccTGGTCCAACTACATGGGAAGGTTGCCGCAGATACCCAAGAACTCGTACAACGTGCCAAAGTACGACGTCTTCcccggcgaggacgccgagctgTGGGCGCCCTACACGGACACGGGTTTCGACCAGACCTCGAAGcagccgtcgaggacgcgcGCCGTGGGGCTGCAGCTGTCCAAACTGTGCGAGATCAGCAGCGATCTGCTATTGTTCTTCTACCATCCTAACCACATCGGCCGTTCGAGCGGCAAGTCCATcgagctgaagaagctcaGTGAGCTGCATCGAAGGTTGGAAGACTGGCGAAAGGAGCTGCCAAAGGAGCTGGAGCCCAAGGAGGGCCAGCTACCCAATGTCATTCTCGTACA CATGTTCTTCCACCTGCAATATATTCATCTCTTCCGCCCCTTCCTGAAATACacccccgccgcctcgccgctcCCCTCGCATGTCTCGCCACGACGCATCTGTACCGCCAACGCGGGCGCTATCTCTAAGCTGATGCGCCTCTATAAGAAGACGTGGAACCTGCGGCAGATCTGCAACATCGCCGTCTACATGATTCACAGCGCCTGCACGATCCACATGCTCAACTTGCCCGAGAAAACGGCCAAGCGCGACATCATCCACGGCGTGAAGCATCTCGAAGAAATCGCTGAAGACTGGCTCTGCGCGCGCCGCACGCTGAGCATCATCAGCGTTCTCGCGCGTAAATGGAACGTCGAGCTCCCCGaagaggcctcggccgtgcTGCAGCGGACGGACGACAAGTACGGCACCTTCAGCACGTCCGACGTGCCTTCGCCGCACTCCAACGTGACGACGTCACCCTCGCCACCGCAGCAGCAACCTCTTTCACCGACGACTGCCGGAGGGAAGCACGGGGAGCAGTACAGTCCGCTGAACCAGTATTCTCAGCCACacgcgggcgacgccgacgtgaCGCCGAGCCAGACGGACCTGCTCATGGCAAGCGCATCGCTGGCGCAGATCAGCggcgcgaggccgccgtcgcggcagctcctcggtggcggcggcggcgcggcgtcCGGCAGTCTAGGCGACATGGGGCAGGGCTCACTCAGCGGATGGCCGCAGGCGGGACTAACACAATCAATCCCGACGtatcagcaacaacagcgacagcaacagcaacatcatcaacaacagcagcggcggcggcagcagcggcagcagcagcagcaacaacaacagggATATAACGCGATGAACAACCCTCCACAAAACAACCTCGCATCGTCGGGCAACAGTCGCCCTGGTCCACCAAACGGACGGCAGGTCTCACCAGGCCAGGTCTTCCAGGGCCTCGACCAGGACTGGTTCCTTAACGACGGCGCAAAGTGGCATCAGAACTTTGAAGCGTGGAatatggcggcggcggccgccgctggcggaCCCGGGGCGGGGATGCCAACGGGTACTGGGGACCAGATTTTCATGTTTTCTAACGGTAACAATGGCACAGGCAACGGCGGTacgggaggcggcgccggcgccggtggaGGTATGCCGCAACCGCAGAGGCAGTCATCCGAGGATAATCACAGCCCTAACTTTGACGGGCTGAGCTCGCTGAACACCAATGGTTGGCTGCCAGGTTTAGACTAG